One part of the Salvelinus sp. IW2-2015 linkage group LG28, ASM291031v2, whole genome shotgun sequence genome encodes these proteins:
- the LOC111954585 gene encoding estrogen-related receptor gamma, translated as MDLVELYLPECFTYHPDTELLGRMSVRGLDTSCPPIKREPSSPSPSFQGDSPSQPSPEGSSSDTNSSFGLLGKSHNHTNGLDSPGLYGHTAGMGNNGTANRRFGGEDGQVKCEFLLDSVAKRLCLVCGDVGSGYHYGVASCEACKAFFKRTIQGNIEYSCPATSECEITKRRRKSCQACRFMKCLNVGMMREGVRLDRVRGGRQKYKRRIDSENSPYLNPQHGLPQKRTFPLGGLAENKVVSLLLVAEPESIFAMPDPTVPDSDIKALTTLCDLADRELVVNIGWAKHIPGFPLLSLADQMSLLQSGWMEILILRVVFRSLALEDKLVYAEDYIMDEEQSKLAGVLDLNNTILQLVKKYKAMRIDKEEFVVLKAISLANSDSMQIEDVEAVQSLQDVLHGALQDYESAQHTEDPRRAGKLIMTLPLLRQTAARAVQHFCSIKQDGRVPMHKLFLELLEARA; from the exons ACTCCTGGGCAGGATGTCGGTGAGGGGCTTGGACACCTCCTGTCCCCCCATAAAGCGCGAGccctccagccccagccccagcttccAGGGGGACAGCCCATCCCAACCCAGCCCTGAAGGTTCCTCCTCAGACACCAACTCCAGCTTTGGTCTCCTGGGCAAGAGTCACAACCACACCAACGGCTTGGACTCACCAGGGCTCTACGGACACACAGCGGGCATGGGGAACAATGGAACAGCCAACAG GCGGTTTGGTGGTGAGGATGGCCAGGTGAAGTGTGAGTTCTTGCTGGATTCTGTGGCTAAGAGGCTGTGTCTGGTGTGTGGAGATGTGGGGTCAGGGTACCACTACGGAGTGGCCTCCTGTGAGGCCTGCAAGGCTTTCTTCAAGAGGACCATCCAGG GTAACATTGAGTACAGCTGCCCGGCCACCAGTGAGTGTGAGATCACCAAGCGGAGGAGGAAGTCGTGCCAGGCCTGTCGCTTCATGAAGTGTCTCAACGTGGGCATGATGAGAGAAG GTGTGCGTCTGGACCGGGTCCGTGGGGGCAGACAGAAGTACAAGAGAAGGATAGACTCTGAGAACAGCCCCTACCTCAACCCTCAACACGGCCTGCCACAGAAGAGAACAT tTCCTCTAGGTGGTCTGGCAGAGAATAAGGTGGTCTCTCTCCTGCTGGTGGCTGAACCAGAGAGTATCTTTGCCATGCCGGACCCCACCGTCCCCGACAGTGacatcaaagccctgaccacaCTTTGTGACCTTGCCGACCGCGAACTGGTGGTCAACATCGGCTGGGCCAAACACATCCCAG GTTTCCCCTTGCTCTCGCTGGCAGACCAGATGAGTCTACTGCAGAGTGGATGGATGGAGATTCTGATCCTGCGTGTGGTGTTTCGCTCGCTGGCCCTAGAGGATAAGCTGGTGTATGCTGAGGACTACATCATGGATGAGGAGCAGTCCAAACTGGCAGGTGTACTGGACCTAAACAACACCATACTGCAGCTGGTGAAGAAATACAAAGCCATGAGGATTGACAAGGAGGAGTTTGTTGTCCTCAAGGCAATCTCACTGGCTAACTCAG acTCCATGCAGATAGAAGACGTGGAGGCTGTCCAGAGTCTCCAGGATGTGCTCCATGGGGCCCTGCAGGACTACGAGAGTGCCCAGCACACGGAGGACCCTCGGCGGGCAGGCAAGCTCATCATGACCCTGCCCCTGCTCCGGCAGACGGCCGCCAGGGCTGTGCAGCACTTCTGCAGCATCAAGCAGGACGGCCGTGTGCCCATGCACAAACTGTTCCTGGAACTGCTGGAGGCCAGGGCCTGA